The Spongiibacter tropicus DSM 19543 sequence GCCTGACAGAATCAGCGCGATACCAAGTAAAGCGGGCAGATCGAGTCGCTGCCCGTACATCAGATAAGCGACCAGTGCGATCAGCACGATGCCCAGCCCCGACCAAACGGCGTAAACCACACCAAGGGGAATGGACTTCAGGGTGAGTGAGAGCAGATAAAACGACAGGCCGTAGCCAAGTACCACCAACGCCGACGGCCAGAACCGTGAAAAACCCTCACTGGCCTTCAGCGCGGAAGTGGCCACCACCTCCGCCGCAATCGCCAGACCCAAGTAAGCCCAAGGACCCATGGCCGCGCTCCCCTATGTGTCAACGGTTACCGGTGATACTCACCGGCCCGCTCTGGCTGGTAGGTAACTTCTTTAATCCGCACCCGCAGCTCACCACTGCCAGGCTTCGGCCAAGCGATGCTGTCACCCTGAGACAGCCCCAGCAAGGCACTGCCTACCGGCGCAAGAATAGAGATGGTCTTGCCGCTGTCATCCACATCCTTGGGGTACACCAGGGTCAGGCAGAAAGACTCGGATGACGATTCCACTTCAAAGTGCACGGTGGAGTTCATCGTGACCACCGTCGGCGGCACGTCTTTCGGTTCGACAATCTCCGCCCTCGCCAACTCCGCCTCCAGGGCATCGCGGCCGGGAAATGCCCCGTCGGGCAATGAGTCAATCAAGGTCTCCAGACGATCGGCGTCCAGAGAAGAAATAGTAATACTCGGGTTTTCGTTCATGCCTTTCTCTCGCAAAAAAGCCGGACCACAGGGGCCCGGCTAACAAACTACATCTTACTCTTCTTGCGGAGGGATTGAAGCCCGCTCGCACAATTTCAGTGCAAGCGGCAAAGAGGCGCCCAAAGGTCGTTTATATCGACCGCGCATCGCGCTCAGCCGAAGCGGAAACAACGCAATTGCGCCCGCGATATTTGGCTTCGTAGAGCAGGCGATCAACCGTTTTATAGGCGTCATTGACGGTGTGCCCAGGAGGAAACTCCGCAACGCCGAAGCTGGCGGTGCACTGCCAGCCCGGTGCAACGGCGTCGAGATCGACCAGCTCAATGTCCCGGCGCAGCCGCTCAGCAACGCCGACCGCCGCCGCCTCATCGGTATTTGGCAAAAACAGCATGAACTCCTCGCCACCGTATCGGGCCGACACATCGCCCAGTCGCGTGCTGTGTTGAATGCGCTCGGCCAGCAGGACCAGCAACTGATCGCCAACGGAGTGGCCATAGCGGTCGTTGACCTGCTTGAAGTGATCGAGATCGATAAGAATCAGACTAAAACCCGGCTGGCGGCGCATGTGCCGCCCGACCTTCTCGCGGAACCCGGTGCGATTACTGAGGCCGGTCAAACCATCGTGCCAGCCAAGCAGACGCATTTTTTCCAGAGCGCGGCTGCCCGCCACCAGAATCAGCAACAACGCGAAAACCACCAGAAACACATTCAAACTGACCTGCGTCAGCAGCCAGTAAAACGTGCCGTCGTAGCCAAAACTGTCTTCGTGGGTCGTCGGCGCCCAGATTGACCGCAACAGGCCGGCAACAATGAAGGTGCCGGTCAAAACAAACATCAACGTGTCGAGCGCGGAGCGACGAAAATGTTGGCGAATCTGCCACAGACCGAGGGCAAAGATGATGGCAATAAAGCCGTTCAACACATAGATCCGGACAATTCGGTCCGACAGAACATCGGTGAAATAGATTCTGAGCACCAGTGCCAGCACCGTCAGCGCCGCGACAGGTAACCACTTTGGCTTCGCGCCGCCGTAACGCACCAGACCGTTATAAAACAGCAACACCGCGCCGAAGTACAGCAGCGTGGCCAGCAGGACATTCAGCACTTCGTCACTGGGCCAAAGCAGTGTCTGCAATGTCATCCCCAGGCCGTAACTGATGTAGGCAAGCCCGAAATAGACAAAGCTCGAAAACTGCTTAAACCCCGCCCACACCGCCACGAACACAATGCCCATCACAAAGGCAAGCGCGGGGTGAGTCATAGCCAGCAGTGTTTCAGAATTCATCATGAAAAGGTGGACAGCTTCCTAGCAGAGAACCATATGGCAGCGAGAGTTAGCGATTATACCCATCACACCTGTTTTTCTCTCCCTTAATAGCGAACAAACTTAACACTTCCTTGATACGCATTCGTATTTTTCAAACGGACTGGAAATCCGGTTTTTAAGTATAAAAACAAACCGTAAAAACCATATATTTCAATGCCTTAAAAACAAAAAATGGCTTCGATAGTATTCGCCAATGTTGTCTATAGAACTTTCCAATGCGTATTTTCCCGAAGCCTTGACTAGACTTCTTCTCGCGAACACAAAAAACAACTTTTGAGGAGACTGACGATGGCGATATCTGCACGTCCAATGCTGTCCGCGATGGCATTGGCGATATCACTGACCCTGCCTTTCCAGGCCGCCCAAGCGAGCATGGACGGAAACAAAAACCACAATTGGTGGCCGGAAAAACTCAATCTCCAGCCGCTGCGCCAACACGCTGAAGAATCCAATCCTCTGGCCCCGGACTTCGACTACGCCGACGCCTTTCAGGCACTGGACCTGAACGCCGTTAAAAAAGATATCGAAGCACTGATGACCAGCTCTCAGGACTGGTGGCCCGCCGACTACGGCCACTACGGCCCCTTCTTTATCCGCATGGCCTGGCACAGTGCCGGCACCTACCGGGTTCAGGATGGCCGTGGCGGTGCGGGCGGCGGTCAGCAACGCTTTGAGCCGCTA is a genomic window containing:
- a CDS encoding DMT family transporter — encoded protein: MGPWAYLGLAIAAEVVATSALKASEGFSRFWPSALVVLGYGLSFYLLSLTLKSIPLGVVYAVWSGLGIVLIALVAYLMYGQRLDLPALLGIALILSGVVIIHRFSSVS
- the rnk gene encoding nucleoside diphosphate kinase regulator, with translation MNENPSITISSLDADRLETLIDSLPDGAFPGRDALEAELARAEIVEPKDVPPTVVTMNSTVHFEVESSSESFCLTLVYPKDVDDSGKTISILAPVGSALLGLSQGDSIAWPKPGSGELRVRIKEVTYQPERAGEYHR
- a CDS encoding GGDEF domain-containing protein translates to MMNSETLLAMTHPALAFVMGIVFVAVWAGFKQFSSFVYFGLAYISYGLGMTLQTLLWPSDEVLNVLLATLLYFGAVLLFYNGLVRYGGAKPKWLPVAALTVLALVLRIYFTDVLSDRIVRIYVLNGFIAIIFALGLWQIRQHFRRSALDTLMFVLTGTFIVAGLLRSIWAPTTHEDSFGYDGTFYWLLTQVSLNVFLVVFALLLILVAGSRALEKMRLLGWHDGLTGLSNRTGFREKVGRHMRRQPGFSLILIDLDHFKQVNDRYGHSVGDQLLVLLAERIQHSTRLGDVSARYGGEEFMLFLPNTDEAAAVGVAERLRRDIELVDLDAVAPGWQCTASFGVAEFPPGHTVNDAYKTVDRLLYEAKYRGRNCVVSASAERDARSI